TGCTTAAAGCACTTGCATACAATTATGAAGTATCTTCCTTTTGATAGCTCGAATTTGTATAATTTGCTTTTACTTCCTCTGTCTTATGATTCAAATTTATCTAAAAATTAAGTTATTTTGCCACATTTAATATGTGCACATACATGCAACAATCAATTAATGCTAAATATAGCTATAAATAGGAGCAAACAAGATCATTTTAGTTCTCACTAATCTATAGTAGAATTTGTAGgacttactccctccgttccaaactaTAAGTAAtcccaagaattttggagagtcaaatcatctcaaagtttgattaAAATTATAGAGATAAATACAAAAATTTATAATATCAAATAggtatattatgaaaatatacctaacaaagaatctaatgatacttaattggtatcataagtgttattacttttttatataaatttgatcaaatttgaaaaaaattgactctccaaaattcttgagaTTACTTAATTGGTATCCCAAGAAATTTACAcggtcaaaatttttcaaatttgaccaaatttatataaaaaaataataacacttatgataccaattaagtatcattagattctttgttagatatattttcataatatatcTATTTGATATTATAAATCTTTGTATTTATCTCTATAATTTTAATCAAACTTTAAGATGATttaactctccaaaattcttggaatgacttataatttgaaacggagagtACTTTTTAGGATGGAGTATGTTCTAGCAGAATAAATTTCACATTGCAAGTTGCATCACAACGACAAAAATGACCATTCATATTGCAGTCGTGCTTTCGCTGGCACTGCTGTCTAGGAATGAGAAACAGATGGACATGTACTCaaaaaaacctatctctaagatcAGAAAACGACAGTGTTCATATGAGCACGGCGACTGAAAAGACAATGAACTTGAGGGACTATTAAATACCTCTACCCTGAATCAGGGTGGCAATCAACACTCATTTAGCATGTACactcttgggggggggggggggggggggggtcacgcGGCTAGGATAAAACCGCAACAAATTCGCATAGTTACTACAGTACACATTACTCTGTTCTTTGCTGTTTCTAAGGTAGGATAACCTCAGCGCTCAGCTTCATGAGTCACGGGAGGGTTCTCATAAGGTAGGACAACCTCGGCGCTTTGCTTCACAGGTCACCAGACTACTCATGGTGcagccgcagccacaccagCCTCCTGACACTTGGCGTCAACGGCTTCCTTCAGCTTCCTCCCAAGGGCGTAGGCAAGAGGCGGGGGCACAGCGTTGCCGATCTGCCTGTGCTTGCTCTGAATGTTGCCCGCGAACTCATACCTGTCAGGGAAGCCCTGCACGGCCCAAGATTCAATCATGTTAAACAGAGAGAATCCTGAGCGTCACTGTCATTCCTTTGCAAAAATGGAGATCAGTGTCCAGCAGTGTACCTGAGACCGGGCGCATTCACGGACTGTGATGATCCTGTCCTGTTCAGGGTGGAAGCACATGCCGACCTTGCCCATTGGTTGCGGATCTGTGACAGATGTGGGGAAGTTGCCCTCCCAGTCCAGCCTCCCGTACAGACCCTTCCACTGATTGTGTCTCTTGGCAGTGTTCGGCAGGCACCAAGGTATCAGGTCTGCCATCTGCCCATTTGACAGTTTCACCTGTGAGCATAGCAAGAGAGTTAGTATTCCATGGACAGCAGGAAGGTGTCCAGCAACAGAAACAGAGATGCAACAAGAGAGTTTAGAACATTACCTTCTCGTCAGGCAGGTCATGCCAGTCACAACCTGGTCGTTTCGGAATGTGCTGGCACCTTATGAGGTTCAGCTCATTCATCTCCTTGGATATGTGATCATTCAGTGTCATCATATTCCCTCTAATCTTTTTCTGGAACCAAGATACAGGCTCACCTCCATACTGCACAAGATAACAGGGAGCTTATTTAGCATATAACTCtcagaaagaaaacaaaaatggaTGGGTTGGTGCAGTAGTTACCTCAAGTGTGAGTTTGCTGGCACCATTTTCCACTTTAGGAAGATCCCCAATTGTATCTCTAACAGTTATCGCTCGGAAAGGCGCTCCACCAGCGGTGCTTCTGGCAGCTGCGTAGTATTGGCCATCAGGCAGTGTTATCTTCAGCTCAGGGCTAGCAAACACATGCATTGGCTCTGGCCAATCAGGAAGAGTCTCTCCAGGTGCGGCAGCCCAAATGAATGCCCTTTTCCTAGACTGAGCAACACCAAACGCCCCTGCTTCTAGAATTCCAAAGCGGACCTAACCAAATGGCAAACAACTTCTAATTATACAGATCCAAATCACCACAAAAAATGTAGGCTATAGGTCTTAGTAGACAATGAATGAACAGAATAAAAACCTGATATCCCATCTCCAGAAGAGATGCAACTGCTAGTCGGAATGTCTGCCCTTTGTTGAACGAAACAAAATTCCGAACATTTTCTAAGAGAAAGAATCTGGGTCGGAAATACTCTGCAAATGAGAGGAATGCTAGAATCATCTCGCACTGAACTTTGCTCCATGGGCTTTGGTTGAATCTATTCATCCCAGAAAATCCCTGAGAGAAGGGTAGCAATTCAAATAACTAATCAACAAAACTGAACAGAGTGACTGATGATGATCTGGCTTAAGTGTAGATAATAACAAACCTGACACGGAGGACCACCATTTATGAATTCTACTTCACCAGGTACTGGAAGGTTACTAATGTTCTCTTCAGCAAGTTTCGCTGCTTGTTCAGCAGCTTCAGAAGTTGAAATGCAATCATCAGTATCCCCACATTTATCCATAATTGCCCTGCATGATCAGAGTATTTTTCATGTACTCATGtccaacaacaaaaaaataataatggcATCAAACAATTTGCACTTACTTTAGAATCACATTGCAGTTATTTACAAACACCACAGCCTCGGGATGATTTTTGCTAAATGCTTCACCAGCAGGCTCCTCATATTCAATTGCCCATTTTGTAAAAGATACACCTACATTATTGAACAATGAGGAAAAGATTTGTTTGAAAGTCACCATGTTCATGTTATACAGCATCGGTGGTAATAATACATACCAGCTTGCTGCAGCCCTTCTGATAAACCTCCACAGCCAGCAAAAATGTCAAGAGTTGCTAGACGGTTCTCTTTTGGCACATCAACCCATTTACCTGAATCTACTTGGTCAGTCTCACAGATCTGCTTCCCTTTGTTCTTTTTCAAAGCACCAGTTGTTTTTTGCACCATGGACATGAACTTAACATTTGGAGGCAACTGCTCCAAATATGCAATACACACTCAGTTAACTGTCAAAACTACCACTTACAGAATCAGAACAGAAACTTAGATACAACTAACCTGCTTGAGGGCTCCAGTGGCACGGTCATAGATAAGCTCGCAGAAAAATACATGTTCAAACATCACTGGAAGGTCTGAACTTGGCAGATCATTCTTCTTCCTAACCTCACATTTTCCCTCTATCATATCCACAGGAACATCAATTATATCTTCACTATAGTAGACCTGAATCAAGCAAACAAAcattaaaaagaaagaaaacaaaatttCCCTTCTCAGAACTCTGGATTTTGCTCACACATGGTTAAGGATAGAAAGTAGCAATGGTTTTTAGAATAAGATAACCAAAACATATAAGAAATGGTAAAAGCAGCAAACCTCTCTGATGTCGGATGCATAAGCTTTGGCTGATGAAATGTCATCTGGTCTGTAAAATCTTCTAGCACTGATTTTTGTTGATGCTGGATCGAGCTTTTTAGATCCTGCTCCTTCAGGGACGGCCAATAGCTGGCAAACTGCATAAGGCTTTAGGCCCACATTTCTGCCAGCCTTGAAGGTTGCACGATCCTCATCTTGAGAGAAAAAATCAGGTCTCATGTATAAGAAGTCATTGACATTATATGTAACCTTTCCATAGATGAAGCTGGTCTTTGAGAGCACTTTCAATTCGTCAGAATCTGGCTCTATGTGATCACAAGAGCTACATACACCACTACCAAGACCCATTTTATCATGGGGAAGGGTGAAGAAGGCACCCTTCTCAGGCCAGTATAAGCTTTTGCAGAAATACTCCATTGGCAGGCCCTTTTTCTCCCTCTCTTCTGCTTTTGCCTGCTCAACTTTATCAGCTTCAGAATTCTCTTTTCTATAAGTGTGACCCCAAGGCCTTGATTGGATATCAACAGTCACCAATTCCTTGATGTCATCTAATTTGAATTCTAAGCAGTCATTGGTTAAGAAAACCTCCCTCTCATTTGCAGCATTGCCGAGAATCGTCTGTGAACCTTTTTGTAGCATCCTTCCATGAACCATTTTTGCACCACCATTTTTCTGAAACATGTACTCAATAAAACAGATGACTGTTTCTCCTGAATCATCTTCTAGTGCCACTGTTCCTCCAACAGATATTCTGAGCTCTCGAACGTAAGCACATTTGTATAGAGCTTCGCCAGATGATGTTTTCCCAGATATTTCACCTTCCCATCTAATTTCTTTACAGGATTGTGACAGCAACTTCCGGGACCGTGTGGATAGTGGAGTCTTTGAGATCTTTTCCTCTTCAATCTGCACCTCATCTTCAGCATCCTCATCTTCATTTTCTTCTTGTTCATCATCAACTTCTTTTGTTTCATTTCCATCTCCCACCTTGGTATCTTCAGGGAAATGATGTGCATAGTAATCGCTCCAGATCCTGTTGATCAACCTGGTTGTTGTTGCACGCATCACCTTTCTTCTTGATGCTGGGCCCATTGCTGCGCTTGGGTTCAGATTCTCTCCCCTCATTACTTGAGTTTTTTTCTTCATAACTAACTTTGTatgcctcctctgttccatctTCAATAAAAGCCCACTGACAAATGCACTCCTACGGATAGTCTCATCTGGAAAATCTGCAAACTGCTGGAGTATTATCTGTCCATGTACCACAATGTACCTCTCAACTAGTGCGATGTTTGACGATATAAATGCTGGGTCCCCTTTGTCAAATTCAGATACTTTTTTGATGACATCAGCAAAAGAAAGCTTTGAAGCACGACTTTGCTCTTTTAACAGGGTGATGATGCTGACAGCAAGCCTTGCTGTTTTCAACACAGGCTCACACCATGGAGCATATTGCTTAGTCGGTTGGCGTAGCTTGTACCTGCAATCACAAGTTGAATGTAAGTTAATAGAGTACAAATGAAAGGGAACTATAAGCTATGGCCAAATGGTATGTAGAATCCAGTGACAACCGTGACAATACACAGTTAACAGTTGCATATTGTAGTGTGCTGAAAGAAAGTGGCTGAGGTAGTGTGGTATTTACCAGGCCACATCAGTACGAATGGTTATACAAATCATTGAACCACCAAATTCTATAAGCCATTCTTTGATTGGGCTTAAATAAATAGGGACTCCTGCATCTGATTGGTCAGCTttgctggaggaagaagatgatttCGCAGACTCAGCTGTAGAACAGCAACTGCCATCATCATCTCTCATGAAACCAGACCCAAAGACAACTACATCATTTTCTGCTCCTGACTTCATAGGGATTAATTCCAAAGATATAAGCCTGGAATCTGCATTGTACAGAGCCCAGTTATTGAGAATCCTCACTGGCACATCATCAGAAAATATGCTGTCATCACTATCAAATATGTATTCATCCATTTCTTGGTTAGCTGGTTTATAATATGCAGGAAGAGGATAGTCATTGGCAATCTCAGCTTCACTAATTTTGATGTAGACATTTTTCTGGGATGGTGTTCCACGTCTACCCCTCTGTTTCTTCATCATTTtccattcttcttcttgttgCAGTAACCTAGCTAATTTTGCATCATCATCTTCTGCTATCTCTTCACACTCTGTGTCCTTAATTTTCAGACTTGAATTCGAGATGTTGGATGGCATCTTGGTCAATTCCACCCTCGATTTGCACTGATCTCTAAGAGCAAGAAGAACTGGCAGGGTAGCAaacttttcatcatcattgccTGATGTACCATCCAATCCGACAAGTTGATTGTATACAAATTCCCCAATGGAGATCACCAAATCTTTGCTCATGGTCCCACTATATCCTTTCATGGCATTAATTGAACGAACAACACTGGCAAGTAATTCATCCAGACCCTGGTCAGGATTCCCACCAGCTGATCTTGTAAGCTTTTTGAAAACTTCAACACACACCTGAGCCTTTTCATAGAAGTGGTCAAAATAAGATTTGTAATTGCTTGCTGGTTTCACACATTCATAGTCAGCAACATCTGTTGACACCCAGACTACAGGAGTACCTTCATCATAACCAGAAATATTCCAGTCCTCAATTCGACCAAATCCTTCACAGCGTACTCCTCTTTCACGCTCTTTTTCTAGATCATCATCCATGGGCATGATAAGAGCTGTTATGAAGAAGTCATCAATTTCTGACATTTCAAAGGGTTGTGGATTCCCTTCTGCATCATGCAAGATGAAATCAATCAACTTCCGGCAAGGTGGTGGATCTTCTGGTCCAAGTTTTGTCAGATTGACAGCATctatttcttcctcctccatacGATTCTTCTTGACCTTGACAACAGATGTTTTTTCAGATAAGCGTATGGATTTCTCTTTGAAATCAGAACaggctgctgctctcctcggtCTCTTGCGGGTAACATGCCCATCACCGTTTTCGACTCCATGGTGCACCTCTTGTGTTGTATCCTGAGATCCATTCTGCAGTTTGCTGTTTTCAATGGATTTCTCTTCCTTCATTTGCGGCTTTGCTCTGCACCTTCTTGTCCCTGTAAATTGGTCGTTCAGCATATGAATCAACAATATAGGGAACAAACCTTATAATAAGAGTACTAAACACATTGGGAAGGATAAAGAATGCAACATACAGGACTCAGGACACAGAGATACAGCACGCAGACACACAAATTCAACCAAAGGGAAGGTTTAATGTAACTGAATAGATTTAAGAAACAGAATAAATGCTCGCCAAACATCAAGCAGTTATAAATGCTTGCTATCAATGACTAGAAATTATAGGCTGTAAAAAGTCAAAGTGCAGCAACAGAAAAATATTTAAGACCAAAGACCATTCAGCAACAAATATATGAAACTTCTTGACTACTTACAGTATATAATTAATGGTGCAAAATACAGCTGCAAATAGCACTTCATTTATCCAATCTAAAACTACATGAGTCATGATATTACATCAGGAAGCCATATTCTGAAAGGTAGACAGATATTCAGCCAAACCAAAATTTAAGAAAGAAATGTGTACTTCTGTAAAAACCATTGGAATGCCGCACAGAGCCTACATGTTCAATCTACCAATCCAACCTCCAAGAAAAGAAATATACATTGCAACAAATGGTTTGCATAATAGTTAACAAACTCACTGTACCCCTGTGTTTATAATAGTTGTAATAATGTGAATATCAACCCCAATAGTTCATGTGAAATTCGGAAACGAAAATGTCTTGTCAGTACTTATCATTTGCCTAGAGAAAAATTCTGATCAGTTGGCACTACCAATAAGGGTGGATAAATGTGCACATAATTGTCACGCACTTTACAGccaagttgtaaccagcattACATGGACACGGATGCAGGTGTCAGTGTCCAACAAGGGTTCAGGCATCCAATTTGtcattttttttgggggggggggggggggggggggggacaaggCAAATACCACTTGGGATCCAATACAGGTGCGGGGTTTCTGACTCGGCAAAAGAATTAGGACACGTGTATCCAGCTAACTGGTTGTTACACATCACCAAAGCCCAACAGTTGTTCTTAACCCTCGTCGCATATGAGCAGTTAGGTAGGCCATGTATGGCCAAGATCTTAGGGGAGGGAGAGACAAAAAGTTAGGGCAGACATAGTAGGGACAGGAATGACAGCGTTTCCAGCCACCTAGAACATGAACCGAAACTTCCAACACACCTTGGGAAGGACAATCAACTCCGCATAGACATCATTTACCTTGCATGACATTGGGCATTGGTCCTATaagtttttttaatattttttgatAAGTGATAAAGTCAGAGGTGCGTGGTGCAGTCGGAACACAGGACAGGGGAGGCTGGTTCAGCACGCTTGTGTGGGCACCATGCATCCCACCTGTCTGATAGGGGAGAAGATGCCTGCGGAGCTTGTTTTCTAGTATTTGCGCGGGTGCAGGTTAAACATGCAACAACAGGTACCTACTTTAGTTCTAAGGAAATCAGTGGGATCTAGGGAAGATATGAGAAAGCAATGAAGAATGGCATGGCAGGAAACCAAGATGGAGAAGAATCTTAGAACCTTAGGGAAGAAGAAATGTCATGGTTCAAGGTGGAGATCAGTAGATGCCTGCCTCAAAGTTTCATGACATCAACAATGCCAAAGCTTATTACAACACAGCAGAGGATTGAACTCTAGTGTAAGACAAGGCAGTATGTGCTGGCCGGTTGTATGATGGGCAATCAAGGGAACTTATAATTCTATGAATAGAAATatacacaaacaagaaaacagttCTAACAGAGATGGAGTGGTAAATATGTTTTAAAAAAGTAAACTTTTATGGTATTAAAAAGTGACAGATTCTTTTACTGGTATATAACTTAACTATCATTCTTTTCAGTGACGCAACCACTTTTCCTCAAAAATACTATATAATAGGAAACATTTTgacaaaaaaacaaacaaaacattgaTCAGTACCCAGAATGAAAAGGTAAACATTTATATTAGTTGCATAACGCATTCAATCTAAAAACAATTAAGTAGTCCTAAATTGCTAGGATCCAAACAGAAATTAAATCAAGATGACTTTGGAActgcaaataaaaaaatgaaaatctcAACGTAATTTGAGCTAACATCAAAGTTGAttttcatgagaagaattaCGAAATTTGTTAAACCAGAACTAAATTTGTTTTCTGAATTCAATTACTGAACAATTGAACCTGAATATTATAATTTCCGTCAATGCATAAAAtttctgtaaaaataaaaatagattCGATTAATCTAAATGAAATTTCCTCATTATCTGTGAGACTAATTTAATCCACTACCTACATTGTGCTATGCGTTATGATTATATCCACTTTAGAGATTTTAGGTGCAGTAGCAGGGTTTGGCATGAAGCTAATGCTCAGGTCTCAAAATCCTCTGCAACAATAATACTACTGCAATAGTTCTTTTTCCCTTTCGATAATAGGTACCACAGAGCATATGGTATCTGCGTTTGCCAATTCTTCCTTATCATAAAAGATATCGCATAAAGATTCCTTTTGAAGAATAAATTCTTAGAAACATTTCTTACGCATATATAAAGTGGCTTATCATGTGGTTGTTACACTGGTTCATTCGTCAGTGAATAGTGAAgctatcattatctagttaacAATTTGGCTGAATCACCATGCTAACAACCATATGTGCCAACTGGCAAGTGCTACTTCATGGCTACTACATGTTGCTCCATCCCCACCAATGATGGATGTGCTCACCATTGTCACTATCAGAATCACACTCCAAAGCTTTTCATTGCCTCCTGATGCACCTAGAATGGCCATGGTTGCTACATCTAGTTGAGTATGATAAGGCAAGTGAAACAGGGAGATTTCGAGTGAGACGGACACCTCAACAACATGTTTCATTGCCACTGCCCCAACTACGCACAAGCAAAAGTTGAAGAAAGTAAACAGAATCCCTTGATATATTGAGCCCAACGTAATACTACATATGCAAAACCACTGCCAGCTCTGAGGGTGAAATCAAAATGTTTTTCAAACTTTGTCACAGCAGGTGTAACAAATACCAGGTTTTGcatggtgcattttggacttcCATAAAAGTAGAGGAGTAATCAATTGAGAATAAAACCATACATATTACAGCATATTCCTCAAAACATTGTGTGAACAAAATCATGCCATACACTTAAACATTAATAGTATAAACATTGAAGCTGTCCAAAACAAGTAAACTAGATAATTAAGAACTAGACCTGTGGTAACAGGAGATCGTGGAGTTTTCACCATGTCTTCCTGTAAAATTTTAACATTAGTCAGCCATGTCAAGAACTAGCAAATAAATGCAGGAAGCCCACCAGCAGCACAGATATCAAGGAAATATGTGGAATAACCAATAAGCAAGACAAGTTATAAAAAAACACAAAGATAAGGGGGCATACTTTTATACAGCTCAAAGCAAAAGTGGTGTAAAATGGTTTGACCAGGCAGAGTCAAGAGTTGGCTGTTTTCATCATATCAGAGAAAGTGTTCATTTGTGTTTAGAATGGCATGCAGCAAATATATAAATACAACGTAAGCCACAGTTTTTATTGAATCAAGCAGCATACTATACTAATAGGGTCCATAGATGGTTAAGCTATAAAGTCACAGCAATCAATAGCAGGATAACTTCCTTTTTAAAAGCTTTTGCACAGAATTCAAGCACACAAGGTTGCTATAATATACATTATGCTCTGGCAACTAAGTACATCTACTGCTTTGAGTGGAACTATAACAGGTCATATAACAGATTGTTGTCAAGTCATTCTCAAGACATGAAGGACACACTCAATATTAACAGAAGAACTTGCACTAAGAAACAGAGACGTGTCATCCTCTGCTGCTCTGCACCCTAAGCTGTGTAGAAGCACAAGACTAATCACTTACTAACAGCCATtatctagaaaaatcaaaaactaCAAAGCAATTTAACAGTGTTAACCAAAAAATGGTATGATTAGTGCCAAGATAGAAATTATACTATCATGAAAGTAGCTTATAGCTAATGGTTCTCCATTTGGTATTTCTCATGCCCATGGCAAATAGGCAAGTGACTTGCAAGAAGAGTAAGAATAAAAATCAGTCTAACCATAGGAACTGGGAATTACAACAAAACACAATATAGTCGCATTAGGTTATCTATTGGAATGGCAATATTACTCAACAGCCAACCATCATCATCACAAATCACAAGCAAGACCAGCCCCAGAAGCATTTAGTGCGTATATTTGGGACAACCTCTAAACTGACATGTAACAGATGGAGTATTCCATTGTAAACATTTGATATAATCAAAGCAAATAAAGCACTCACAGAAAGTTCACATCACTGTTGGCAAACCCAAATCCACCATGTCTAAATAGCACAGCAACAAAAATCACTGAAATAGCTCAGCAGCTTGAAGAGATAGAGAGTGCAAGGTGCAAATACCGAGGAGAATGAAGAACAAAATCACCAGCTGCGGGCAATTAGCGGCAGGATACTGGGGCGGCAGGTGATTGTTGGGGAAGAACAGCAATCCCACGCACAGATCTGCTGCTCCTGCACCGCAGTAACATTTGAGAATATCAGAAAGTGTACACCGGTAAATGAGAAAAATATCTACTTAACCCGACACTAGGAGCTGACAAATAAGGCGAAAGCGACGTGGGCACTATTACCAAGGAAGGTGGGATGGGCAAAAGGTTAATCAATTCAGCACCGAATCACGACCCCTGAACCTCCACTCAACCACTCAAAAATATCTCTCAAAACAACCTTCTAAACCTCAacggagaattttttttttaatgtaACCTCGACGGAGAATATACCGCATACAAGGGGAAAGGACTATACGGTATTACCCAATTACAGATAAACAGCCTCTGGTGGTAGCAGCAGGGGACTCTGCAGCATTACAACGGCGCACTGTAAacagggggagttgaaactcactctatatatggagggagtttcaactccccccgtataagggggagctgtggggggagccgttggaccgctcgctccccccaaagccccccctacgtagggtggggggGCGCTTTACAGTGCTAAGAGCCTGAAGCAACCCCAAATTGGCAGAGTTAAACACACTAAAGCAACACCAAACCATCATCCCTAAACCTCCAAACCACCCAAAATATCTTCACAAACAGTCTCCTAAACCACTATACGAAGAGCTTATACGAAATTAAAGGGCGGGGAAGGACTACACAGGTAGCTCTTGGCGGCTGTGAACTTCACGGTACTTAAGCAACACCCTAATCACAGCTCCGGCACACAGGACCGCCAATATAAACCTCCAGAGCTCACCAGAAGCAACAATGCGAGATGGGGTGGGGGAAAACCGGAGCAAAAATGGCCGAAATGGTACGCCACGGCTCCCGAGGCAACGGGCGCGTTAAACCAGCGCCACTAAATAACTGTACTAGTAGCGCAAAGGGGAAAGCGGAGCAAACAACGCGATTCGGATCACTAATCCAGCCCCAAATCCAGCGACATTCCAAAATCCCCCCACGAATCGGACCACCAAGGCACGTAATCCTACGCTCCTGCAGCACGAAATCCCCGCTAAATCGCACC
This portion of the Panicum virgatum strain AP13 chromosome 2N, P.virgatum_v5, whole genome shotgun sequence genome encodes:
- the LOC120659545 gene encoding DNA (cytosine-5)-methyltransferase 1B; this encodes MVKTPRSPVTTGTRRCRAKPQMKEEKSIENSKLQNGSQDTTQEVHHGVENGDGHVTRKRPRRAAACSDFKEKSIRLSEKTSVVKVKKNRMEEEEIDAVNLTKLGPEDPPPCRKLIDFILHDAEGNPQPFEMSEIDDFFITALIMPMDDDLEKERERGVRCEGFGRIEDWNISGYDEGTPVVWVSTDVADYECVKPASNYKSYFDHFYEKAQVCVEVFKKLTRSAGGNPDQGLDELLASVVRSINAMKGYSGTMSKDLVISIGEFVYNQLVGLDGTSGNDDEKFATLPVLLALRDQCKSRVELTKMPSNISNSSLKIKDTECEEIAEDDDAKLARLLQQEEEWKMMKKQRGRRGTPSQKNVYIKISEAEIANDYPLPAYYKPANQEMDEYIFDSDDSIFSDDVPVRILNNWALYNADSRLISLELIPMKSGAENDVVVFGSGFMRDDDGSCCSTAESAKSSSSSSKADQSDAGVPIYLSPIKEWLIEFGGSMICITIRTDVAWYKLRQPTKQYAPWCEPVLKTARLAVSIITLLKEQSRASKLSFADVIKKVSEFDKGDPAFISSNIALVERYIVVHGQIILQQFADFPDETIRRSAFVSGLLLKMEQRRHTKLVMKKKTQVMRGENLNPSAAMGPASRRKVMRATTTRLINRIWSDYYAHHFPEDTKVGDGNETKEVDDEQEENEDEDAEDEVQIEEEKISKTPLSTRSRKLLSQSCKEIRWEGEISGKTSSGEALYKCAYVRELRISVGGTVALEDDSGETVICFIEYMFQKNGGAKMVHGRMLQKGSQTILGNAANEREVFLTNDCLEFKLDDIKELVTVDIQSRPWGHTYRKENSEADKVEQAKAEEREKKGLPMEYFCKSLYWPEKGAFFTLPHDKMGLGSGVCSSCDHIEPDSDELKVLSKTSFIYGKVTYNVNDFLYMRPDFFSQDEDRATFKAGRNVGLKPYAVCQLLAVPEGAGSKKLDPASTKISARRFYRPDDISSAKAYASDIREVYYSEDIIDVPVDMIEGKCEVRKKNDLPSSDLPVMFEHVFFCELIYDRATGALKQLPPNVKFMSMVQKTTGALKKNKGKQICETDQVDSGKWVDVPKENRLATLDIFAGCGGLSEGLQQAGVSFTKWAIEYEEPAGEAFSKNHPEAVVFVNNCNVILKAIMDKCGDTDDCISTSEAAEQAAKLAEENISNLPVPGEVEFINGGPPCQGFSGMNRFNQSPWSKVQCEMILAFLSFAEYFRPRFFLLENVRNFVSFNKGQTFRLAVASLLEMGYQVRFGILEAGAFGVAQSRKRAFIWAAAPGETLPDWPEPMHVFASPELKITLPDGQYYAAARSTAGGAPFRAITVRDTIGDLPKVENGASKLTLEYGGEPVSWFQKKIRGNMMTLNDHISKEMNELNLIRCQHIPKRPGCDWHDLPDEKVKLSNGQMADLIPWCLPNTAKRHNQWKGLYGRLDWEGNFPTSVTDPQPMGKVGMCFHPEQDRIITVRECARSQGFPDRYEFAGNIQSKHRQIGNAVPPPLAYALGRKLKEAVDAKCQEAGVAAAAP